One genomic region from Candidatus Methanoperedens sp. encodes:
- a CDS encoding ABC transporter permease, protein MFPRLLFSAIQRRKLRIALAVLAVVMGASIASTLLTVSFDINDKMGRELKSYGANILLLPSSEGTFINESELYKMKTIFWRHNIIGYSPYLSDTVKIKDKEIVLSGTYFSEEIKIPGIKKTWFGTRKADEKEATIRTGIKTIASWWKVNGEWPAPGEALVGINAAEKSGLRQGDIFRAEFSSNNATFKVSGILSTGGDEDGQVIVPLKDAQMLFKKQGMVDRVVVSALTKPEPQEKIDPSKLSPEKYEIWYCTPYISSIMLQVEEVVPNATAKPIRQVADNEGKLLGKFEWLMFLITGIAMTTASLGVTATMNTSIFERKKEIGLMKAIGADENQIAHLFIAEAVVTGIIGGAIGILIGIVLARIVGLWVFGAVINPSLFSVLISGILSLGVALLGSMLPVKKAVEIEPSVILRGD, encoded by the coding sequence ATGTTCCCTCGCCTGCTCTTTTCAGCTATTCAACGAAGAAAGCTCAGGATAGCTCTGGCAGTATTGGCTGTAGTAATGGGTGCATCCATAGCCTCAACCCTTCTTACAGTATCATTTGATATCAATGATAAAATGGGAAGGGAGCTAAAAAGCTACGGTGCCAATATTCTTTTATTGCCATCATCAGAGGGCACATTCATAAACGAGAGCGAACTCTATAAAATGAAGACCATCTTCTGGAGGCACAACATAATAGGATATTCTCCCTATCTCAGCGATACGGTGAAGATAAAAGATAAGGAAATTGTATTAAGCGGCACCTATTTCAGTGAGGAAATTAAGATACCGGGAATCAAAAAGACGTGGTTCGGAACCAGAAAAGCGGACGAGAAAGAGGCAACTATCAGGACAGGGATAAAGACAATAGCTTCCTGGTGGAAGGTGAATGGAGAATGGCCTGCACCGGGGGAAGCACTGGTTGGTATCAACGCTGCTGAAAAGTCAGGGCTAAGACAAGGAGATATTTTCAGGGCAGAGTTCAGCAGTAATAATGCAACCTTCAAAGTGTCAGGCATTCTCTCCACAGGCGGGGATGAGGATGGTCAGGTAATAGTACCTCTTAAGGATGCCCAGATGCTTTTCAAGAAGCAAGGTATGGTCGATCGAGTAGTAGTTAGTGCACTAACCAAGCCCGAGCCGCAAGAGAAGATAGACCCATCCAAGCTTTCACCTGAAAAATATGAAATTTGGTACTGCACACCGTATATTTCCTCCATAATGCTCCAGGTTGAAGAGGTAGTACCCAATGCAACTGCCAAGCCAATTCGGCAGGTGGCGGACAACGAAGGAAAGCTGCTTGGCAAATTTGAATGGCTTATGTTTCTAATTACAGGTATAGCTATGACCACAGCCTCGCTGGGGGTCACAGCAACCATGAATACCTCGATTTTTGAGAGGAAAAAAGAAATCGGATTGATGAAAGCGATAGGTGCTGATGAAAATCAAATCGCACATCTATTCATTGCCGAGGCGGTTGTTACGGGTATTATAGGCGGAGCGATTGGAATTCTTATTGGTATTGTACTGGCCAGAATAGTAGGTCTTTGGGTATTTGGCGCTGTCATAAATCCCTCCCTTTTCTCCGTATTGATTTCAGGGATACTATCTTTGGGAGTAGCTCTTCTTGGCAGCATGCTGCCGGTGAAAAAGGCTGTTGAAATAGAACCATCCGTCATACTCAGGGGTGATTAA